Below is a window of Cupriavidus sp. MP-37 DNA.
TGTTCGATGACGTCAAACGCCCCGAGGACATCGAAGGCGTCGCTGTAGGGAATTGCGCGGGCATCCATCTGCAACAACTGAGCTTTGCATTTGCGCTGCCCCTTCATCAGTGCGCGCAACGAGGCCTCGCCGCCGACCAGGCGTGCACGCGGGAAGCGGGCCTGGACTGCGCGCAGGTTCTCCGCGGTCCCGCAACCGACGTCCATGAACGAGCGCAAGGCCGGAAAGTAGCGCTGCAGTGCGTCCAGGATCAGTTTGCGGCGATAGACGAACCAGAAGTGCGTCGCTTCGAGCTTCTCATACTCGACAAAGAGCGGTTCGTGAAACCCATCATGGTCGACCATCATGGCAGGTGCCAGGCAGAGCACGCCGGCGAGAACACGGGGCTGCCAACCGCACGCGGTGCACGCCCACACGTCAATTTTGAGCGGGGCCTTACATTGATTACAGATGCGCATCGCTGTCTCCAATATCGTGCTGCGCGCGCGACCGCCAGGCGACATCGCACGCCGCACCATAATTGCCCTGCCTTGCTCTCGCACAGGGACGAGCGCAGGCAGGTTTGTTTCGTCTTCGGTCAGGCCGAAGGACGACATCTACGAAGGTGGAGGTAGCCAGCCCAGGAGTTGCGTGGGCGGCGTCAGAGATGGCGGGAAGGCGGGCGCAGCAACGTCTCAGGCGTTGTGCTGGCAAATATCCACAGAAGAGACGCAGGTAGTGCGCCGTTCATGGGCAACGCTTGGGTCCCCAAGAAGGCAAAGATGGCAAGTGGCGAGGCGGCCGAGCAGGCAGAACACGCCTGACAACCGCGCGCCTTGCCGCGCGCTTTGCTTGCTGGACAGTGATGCGACCTCGGATCGCAGTGTGCGTCGGCCTCGTCGGCGCTCGCCTCGTCAGCGACGTCGATGGTGGCAAGGGTGGCAAAGAGACCGGCGCCCTGCCGCAGCTCGGTCAGCTCGCCGCACGAAAGAGTAGCCGCTGCGCCGACGTTCTGCATCGGCAATGCAAATACAACGAGCCAAAGCAATAGGTGGCGCAACAGCCTTCTCATCCGGCGGCATCAAGCATCAATTGAGTCGGGAGTCTATACGAGCCGCCTGTCAGTAGAATGACGGGGACATGACAGACGCAGCGCTTCCCCTGACTTTTTCCAACGGACGCCGGCGTCACTACCGGCGTCGGCACGCCTGCGGGCAATCAATATGACAGGCGAGTGCGTCAGTGGCCGCGTGAACCGTGAGCGGCATTGTGCCGGCGGCGCTCAGGCTCACGTCGCCCATGTTCGATGCCGTGGCGCGGCTGGCGATGCGCCTCGCGCAGCGCAGTGCCATGCCCGTACGAGGGCTGCGCATCATGTACCACCGCAACCGCGGGCACGACGTGCACAGCGGCAGGCGCCGGCCGTGACGGGTAGAGGCCTGCCCGACCATAGCCATCATGCGTGTAGACATGCGTCTGCGCATTGGCGTAACTGAACCCGATGACCAGCGCGGTGCCGACCAGGATTGGAAGCTTTTTCATGTTTTCTCCTTTGCATGTGTAGAGGGTGGGAGCATACGACTTCTGCATTGCCGGCAGTGTTCGCGTTTCCCTACAAATGTGAGCGCTTGTAACGCTATTGCCCTGGCAATGACGCGCGAGTCGAATTTGATGACTGCCGCGTAATGCTCGGGTAATGATGGCGGCAATTTCCAAACGGAAACGCTTGCTGCCAGGCCAAGACAACACAGAAAAAATTTCCTGCACGTAATGGTCGCGTAATACGAGCTGGTCGTGAATGTCAGCCGAGGAACATCATTGGGACGAAAGCCCAACCGAACATGGATGACCAGCTTGAAATGGTTGGGTAATTGCATAGCAATCTGAAGTAAGGTCGCTGAAAGATGGCCCGCAGCGGGCCATTCTGCAAAGGCAGATCTTGGTGCAAAAGCAATCAGAACCTAGATTCACGATAACGGCATCGCCGTTTGCACACCGCTTCGCTGGTTCCCGGTCGTGTCGCGCCCTGGACCACCGCAACGGACTCCCTTCATCTAGGAGCAAAGGAGAAATTCATGCGTGTCTTATTACTCATTACCGTCATGTTGTCCGGGTGCGCGACCGTCGCTGAACGTACCGCGCACGCCGAGCGCGATATGGAGACCTCATTACGCGTTGAGGGGCCTGCTTGCGAAAAGCTCGGCTATCAGAAAGACTCGGATCCGTGGCGTGACTGCGTGTTACGCCTCAGTGCCGGAAGTGGACCGTGTATGCATCGACGGTTTTGAAACGCATGCGCCGCGAATGCCGGGGCGATTCACGGCGGGTTCGCTCTCTACACCAGCCTGACGCCTAGCGCCTGCGCATGGGTGGCGCTTACCGGTCGTCTTCAATCGACGCGCGACGCCAGCCTACGCACTGCTTGACCTTACCCCCGTGGGAAGGTCCATAGTGCAAATGAGGACGGCATCGCGGCGATCACGCCTTGGCCGAACCACGCATCCAGCGGGGAATGCATGACGACTGCAACGCCAACGTTATTTGATGACGTGTTCGCCGCGTTCCGTCTGGCATGCGCACAGCAGCAGTACGGCGTGGCCGAGCACCTCCTGGCTGCCCTGGAACAATTGGCCGGCGACAAGCATCGCATGCTCGACGAGGTCTACCTGTCGTTCGCGTCGAACTGCCCTGCGGGCAGCGCCATGTCGGACTCAACCGTGTCTCGCGCAAGATGAAGTTCCATACTCAATATGGTTCCCGCGACGGCGCTACCGCACGTCGGCTCGGAGGGGCCCAATGTGTAAGCCCATGAATCGCCTTTGGCGTCTCGTCGTGCTGCTGACCCTGGCGCTGGCTTTGCCCCTGCGGGCTCAGGCCGGGCCGTTGGACAGCTGCTGTATCGCTGGCATCGCTCAAATGCCAGCACACATACCTGCTCAAGCGGCGCAAGCCAGTGTCGAGAGCGGCAGTCCCCATGACTGCGTCAGTCAATTCAGTTGCGCCGATGACCGACATGTCAGCGGCCCATCTCGTCTTCCCTGCACGATTTCCGCTTGTGCAATCCTCGCGGGCACGCCGTTGGCCACCGCCGCCGCCACGGATGCATGGACCAGCGTGTTGGTCGCGCATCCGGAGTTCGCATATCGCTCCGTCGTTCCGCCTCGCCTCGAGCGCCCGCCCAAACGGTTCTGTCTGTAGGGCGGTCCCGCACGGCAGGGTGCCGCACTGGGTGCCATCGCACCAACGTGCTCCTGTCTGATTTCGACATTTGCAGTGTCGCCTGCCGCTCGCTGGTGGGTTTAGGCGGCGCGCTGCATACCCAGAACGAGGAACATCATGAAATTCTTTCTTCACGCGCTAGGGGGCGCCGTCGCCCTGGGGCTCTCGCTGTCAGCGGTCGCCGGTCCGGACTGGTATGTGATCGAAAAGGCTCGTAATGCCAAGCGGGCTGAGGCGCAACAACAAAAACAGCAGACGGAGGACCACGCGGCGATGATGCAAAAGTGCCGCGAAATGTTGGGGCAGCCCAAGTAACCGAGCCTGGAAACCGGCGAGCTAGTTTGCGTGGCTCGCCGGAACGCTCCCCGGATGGGCTACCCCGTCTGCATTTGATCTGCGGCAAACGGCCGCGAGGGCAAAGTGCCGAAAGCGGCCAAACGCTGCTACCATTCGGCTCAAATCGGACATCTTCAACGTGCGTACCCGTTTTCGCCGGCTTTGGCTTGCCGCCTTCCTGCTGAGTACATTCCTGACAGTTCAGCTGGCAGCGGCCGCCTACGCCTGCGCGGGCAGCCGGTATTCGATGGACGGCATGGCGGACATGGCCGGGATGACGGAGTCCTGTCCCGAGATGACGCAGAAGGCCGAAGCGCCGGCTGCCCATGATGGCTTGTGCCTGGAGCACTGCCAGCTTGGCTCCAAGTCGGCCGACCACCCCAGCCCGCAGATTCCTGCGTTCCAGCCCGTGCTTGTCAATCTGGTTGAGCCGGCGATGGTGCCGATATTCGTCAGCCAGCGAGCGGTCTACGCCGACGCGGTGCCGCGCGCGCCCCCTCGCCCCCTGCCCATTCTCCACTGCTGTTTCCGAAACTAGCCTCCGAAGCAATGCTTGCTATCGTGCCCTGAAACCATGGTGTTCAGGGTGGTCGTTGCTTAGCGGAGGCTTTATGCATTTGCGTTTTCCCTTTGCGTATGGGTGCCATCTGACGCTCGCCCTTACGCTGTTCGCCGCTGCCCATCCCGGATGGGCGCAACCCGCGGCCGCACTCTCCTTGCAGGAAGCCGTGGCGCTCGCGTCTTCCCACTCGACGGATGCCGAAACATCGCACTCGGCGGTCCAGTCCGCCATCGAGATGGCGGTGGCTGGCCGGCAGTTACCTGACCCAGTCCTGAAGGTTGGCGTCAATAACGTGCCGGCGAACGGACCCGACCGGTTTTCCCTCGGCACGGAATCGATGACGATGCGCTCGATCAGCCTGATGCAGGAGTTCACGCGATCGGCCAAGCGTGAGGCTCGCGCCCAGCGCTTCGAAGCCGAGGCGTCTTCGGCAGAGGCCCAGCGTACGGCGGCGCTG
It encodes the following:
- a CDS encoding copper resistance protein; its protein translation is MRTRFRRLWLAAFLLSTFLTVQLAAAAYACAGSRYSMDGMADMAGMTESCPEMTQKAEAPAAHDGLCLEHCQLGSKSADHPSPQIPAFQPVLVNLVEPAMVPIFVSQRAVYADAVPRAPPRPLPILHCCFRN